From a single Nicotiana tabacum cultivar K326 chromosome 8, ASM71507v2, whole genome shotgun sequence genomic region:
- the LOC142162844 gene encoding uncharacterized protein LOC142162844, with protein MAGGNAELREKVAALEALVGTVDGDQFLTILTRLAYLEAEMNRLSQECTDLKTENGLLRRAVGNDEAQRGADRTKVRIPEPKEFNGARSAKKLENFLWDMEQYFHAAKVQDEDKVPITTMYLVDDAKLWWRTRVADDVSAGRPKIDSWEGLKKELKDQFFPSNAGWIARDRLKKLKQTGTVRDYVKDFSSLMLDISNMSEEDKLHNFLYGLQSWAQMELRRQNVKDLPSVIATADALGDFRLGQHGSDFSTTLKSKNGNKDKGKEWRKNKNDKGNAIEGNGNEKGKQCAGSSTNKGQNSKFDGCFICKGPHMARDCPRIEKLSALFEEEKSEDEQNEEDHVQATAYLGPMVVLKNAEATSSRTTNSSGGGGLLTP; from the coding sequence ATGGCTGGTGGCAACGCAGAACTAAGGGAAAAGGTTGCTGCATTAGAGGCACTTGTCGGAACTGTTGATGGGGATCAATTTCTGACTATCTTAACTCGTCTCGCCTATCTTGAGGCCGAAATGAACAGACTGAGCCAGGAGTGCACAGATCTGAAAACGGAAAATGGGTTGCTGCGTCGTGCTGTTGGCAATGATGAAGCACAGCGTGGGGCAGATCGTACCAAGGTCAGAATTCCGGAGCCTAAAGAGTTCAATGGCGCAAGGAGTGCCAAGAAACTTGAAAACTTCCTGTGGGATATGGAACAGTACTTCCATGCTGCCAAAGTGCAAGATGAAGACAAAGTCCCCATTACGACTATGTACTTGGTGGATGATGCGAAGCTATGGTGGCGTACGCGCGTGGCAGATGATGTAAGTGCTGGTAGGCCGAAGATTGACTCTTGGGAAGGGCTgaagaaagagttgaaggatcaattctTTCCTAGCAATGCGGGCTGGATTGCTAGAGATCGTTTGAAGAAGTTGAAACAAACTGGAACGGTCAGGGATTACGTCAAGGATTTTAGTTCTTTGATGCTGGATATTAGCAACATGTCTGAGGAGGACAAGCTGCATAATTTCCTTTACGGGTTGCAGTCGTGGGCGCAAATGGAACTCCGAAGGCAAAATGTGAAAGATCTTCCTAGTGTCATTGCTACTGCGGATGCGTTGGGTGATTTCCGGTTGGGACAACATGGTTCTGATTTCTCTACTACTTTAAAGTCCAAAAACGGGAACAAGGACAAGGGAAAAGAATGgaggaaaaacaaaaatgacaaggGAAATGCTATTGAGGGCAATGGCAATGAGAAGGGAAAGCAATGTGCTGGATCTTCGACAAACAAGGGACAAAACAGCAAGTTTGATGGCTGTTTTATTTGCAAAGGACCACACATGGCGAGGGATTGTCCGAGAATTGAAAAGCTTTCAGCGttgtttgaagaagaaaagagtgaAGATGAACAAAACGAAGAAGATCATGTTCAAGCAACAGCATATTTGGGACCTATGGTGGTGCTGAAAAATGCGGAAGCTACTTCGTCGAGGACAACGAATTCTTCTGGTGGGGGTGGTTTGTTAACCCCCTGA
- the LOC107830132 gene encoding porphobilinogen deaminase, chloroplastic, whose amino-acid sequence MEKIAVSTHLCPSLKPFNSNLSSDVVFSLPCLTSVFPNQRRRILVTSASIAVEQETQTKLALIRIGTRGSPLALAQAYETREKLIASDPGLAEEGAIEIVIIKTTGDKILSQPLADIGGKGLFTKEIDEALINGEIDIAVHSMKDVPTYLPDKTILPCNLPREDVRDVFISLTAGSLAQLPSGSTVGTASLRRKSQILHRYPSLNVLENFRGNVQTRLRKLNEGVVQATLLALAGLKRLDMTENVTSILPIEDMLPAVAQGAIGIACRSDDETMANYIALLNHEETRLAVACERAFLKTLDGSCRTPIAGYACRGEDGDCIFKGLVASPDGTRVLETSRKGPYTFEDMTLMGEDAGKELLSRAGPGFFGN is encoded by the exons ATGGAGAAAATCGCTGTTTCTACTCATTTGTGCCCGAGCCTTAAGCCTTTCAATTCTAATTTAAGTTCAGATGTAGTGTTTTCCTTGCCCTGCCTCACTTCTGTATTCCCAAATCAACGCAGAAGGATATTGGTCACAAGTGCTTCCATTGCTGTAGAACAGGAGACCCAAACTAAGCTTGCTCTCATAAGAATAGGCACACGGGGAAG TCCCCTAGCCCTTGCCCAAGCTTATGAGACTCGAGAGAAGCTGATAGCCTCAGATCCTGGCCTTGCTGAAGAGGGAGCCATTGAAATTGTAATAATAAAAACCACAGGTGATAAAATATTAAGTCAGCCTCTTGCAGACATTGGTGGGAAAGGCTTATTCACAAAAGAGATAGATGAAGCCCTCATCAATGGGGAAATTGATATTGCTGTCCACTCGATGAAAGATGTGCCTACATATCTACCAGACAAAACAATTTTGCCCTGCAATCTTCCACGTGAAGATGTACGGGATGTATTTATTTCTTTGACTGCTGGTTCACTGGCACAACTTCCATCTGGAAGCACAGTGGGTACTGCATCACTAAGGAGAAAGTCACAGATTCTTCACCGGTATCCATCACTCAAT GTGCTGGAGAATTTCAGAGGCAATGTTCAGACAAGGTTAAGAAAGCTGAATGAGGGGGTAGTCCAAGCTACATTATTGGCACTGGCAGGGCTAAAACGCCTAGATATGACAGAAAATGTCACTTCCATTCTTCCTATAGAGGATATGCTACCGGCAGTTGCTCAGGGAGCCATTGGTATTGCATGCAGAAGTGATGATGAGACAATG GCCAATTACATCGCGTTACTAAATCATGAGGAAACCAGATTAGCAGTTGCATGTGAGAGAGCTTTTCTGAAGACCTTGGATGGGTCTTGCCGCACCCCAATTGCTGGATATGCCTGTCGAGGCGAAGATGGAGACTGTATTTTCAAAGGATTGGTTGCCTCCCCTGATGGAACTCGAG TTCTTGAAACCTCAAGAAAAGGCCCATATACTTTTGAAGACATGACACTGATGGGTGAGGATGCTGGCAAGGAACTACTCTCACGGGCTGGTCCGGGATTTTTTGGCAACTAA